The following nucleotide sequence is from Natronosalvus caseinilyticus.
CGAGACGCGAACTCTCGGACGGGTCGTCGACGGCGACCGCCTTCTCGAAGACGTCTCAGTGTCGGTCCCCGAATCGACCGTGCTCGTCGTCGTCGGCCCGTCGGGCGCAGGGAAATCGTCGTTTCTCAGACTGCTCAACCGTCTCGACGAGCCGACCGAGGGGACGGTGCTCCTCGATGGCGAGGATTACCGGGATCTGCCCCCGAGAGGTCTCCGCAGACGCGTCGGGCTCGTTCCGCAGGATCCCGCGCTCGTCCCCGGAACCGTTTTCGACAACGTCGCTCGTGGCCCGCTCCTCCGGGACGAGTCGATCGACGAGACGCACCTCGCGGAATTGCTCGAACGCCTTGGACTCACCGGCTACGAGGACCGTGACGTCGAAGAGCTCTCGGGCGGCGAGAAACAGCGCGTCGCGATCGCTCGTACCCTGCTGAACAAACCCGATGTCCTCCTGCTCGACGAACCGACCTCCCACCTCGATTCGGCAGCGGAAGAGCGCGTGGAGGCACTTCTCGTCGACCTCATCCGTGAGCTCGATCTCACCGTCGTAATGGTTACCCACGACGAGGATCAGGCGCGACGAATCGGTGACCTCGTGCTGGTCCTTCGGAACGGTCGCGTCGACCGCGTCGGTCCGGTTGAAGAGGTGTTGGCCTGATGGACGCCGTACTCGAGGAGTTCCTCGAACAATTCGCCGATCCCGTTCTCCTCACGGGGCTCGCACAGGTCGCTGTCGCGGCCGTCCTCGCCGCGCTCGTGGTAGGACTCTCCCATCTTCGAGGGCTGACGCTCGAGCGCGAACTCGCCGTCGCCCTCGTCCGGGGGTTGATCCAGATCGTCGCGATGGGATCGATCGTCGGCGTGTTATTGACGGTGGACTTCGTCTGGAGCGGCGTCATCCTGCTGGGGATGATGATCGGGGCGACGTGGATCTCGAAGAACCGCGGCGAAGGGTTGCCGGGCGTCGTGCGGGTGTCGTTTTTTGCGATCGTGTTCGGATCGGGCCTCGTGATCGTCACGATGACGCTCGCTGGCGCGATCGAGGCGACGGTTCGGAACCTCGTCCCCGTCGGAAGTATGATCATCGCGAACGCGATGCAGATCAACTCGCTCGCACTGGATCGTTTCAAGAGTGAAATTGCATCGAACCGGGCGGAGATCGAAGCAGGACTGGCACTTGGAGCACCGCCGACGGCCGTCATCTCACGGCACGTCGAGACAGGGGTCCAGGCGTCGCTCATCCCGGTGATCGACTCGCTGAAGAGCCTGGGCTGGGTCTGGATCCCAGGAA
It contains:
- a CDS encoding ABC transporter ATP-binding protein, which produces MTPTPKLETRTLGRVVDGDRLLEDVSVSVPESTVLVVVGPSGAGKSSFLRLLNRLDEPTEGTVLLDGEDYRDLPPRGLRRRVGLVPQDPALVPGTVFDNVARGPLLRDESIDETHLAELLERLGLTGYEDRDVEELSGGEKQRVAIARTLLNKPDVLLLDEPTSHLDSAAEERVEALLVDLIRELDLTVVMVTHDEDQARRIGDLVLVLRNGRVDRVGPVEEVLA
- a CDS encoding ABC transporter permease; the encoded protein is MDAVLEEFLEQFADPVLLTGLAQVAVAAVLAALVVGLSHLRGLTLERELAVALVRGLIQIVAMGSIVGVLLTVDFVWSGVILLGMMIGATWISKNRGEGLPGVVRVSFFAIVFGSGLVIVTMTLAGAIEATVRNLVPVGSMIIANAMQINSLALDRFKSEIASNRAEIEAGLALGAPPTAVISRHVETGVQASLIPVIDSLKSLGWVWIPGIMAGMILAGENPIYAALYQFVIMAMIFAAGGLTSMTSSLLIGKYVFTDAEQLRHVETDSSS